One Gouania willdenowi unplaced genomic scaffold, fGouWil2.1 scaffold_201_arrow_ctg1, whole genome shotgun sequence DNA window includes the following coding sequences:
- the LOC114458894 gene encoding uncharacterized protein LOC114458894 yields MPSYKVHVAMVAELLRLQKENQLLSEVTPEDMARHLHVMSKRSLRVQLLDFQLQEYDNDDDDEVRMLLSMAREVNDSMRMRDIQLDAQRLISAPELMPPNFISAKMKREAKAIGEALTERHQQTSCSEHLQQPRDVVLDVVPKVLQGLWVPKPRLFLTMPSMKLDKMAVGVTKGVEDGVLAALGSTTHEVSMSRSTRDEMITSIIKTLHEAYPEDIRRKMLNSFSPQLMHHVAEVTVEQITALFQPQGKQDDTKSLPEEPTTLHEEPTSLPDETKSLHEEPTSLHEEPTSLHVEPKSLTDMTTSLNEEPTSLHVEPKSLTEEPTSLHEEHTSLPDKTTSLNEEPTSLHEEPTSLHVEPKSLTDMTTSLNEEPTFLHEQSAVKVEESRKKKKSRMNRFIRWMQKRLFTRIHPQ; encoded by the exons ATGCCCTCCTACAAAGTTCATGTAGCTATGGTGGCTGAACTCCTGAGGTTACAGAAGGAGAACCAACTTCTGTCTGAGGTGACTCCTGAAGACATGGCTCGACACCTCCATGTAATGAGCAAACGCAGTCTAAGGGTGCAGCTGCTGGACTTTCAGCTGCAGGAGTACGataacgatgatgatgatgaggttaGGATGCTTCTCAGCATGGCGAGGGAGGTCAACGACAGCATGAGGATGAGGGATATTCAGCTGGATGCTCAAAGGCTGATCAGTGCTCCAGAGCTCATGCCTCCAAACTTTAT ATCAGCAAAGATGAAGCGAGAGGCAAAGGCCATTGGGGAGGCGCTCACTGAGAGGCATCAGCAAACCTCCTGCTCTGAACATCTCCAGCAGCCCCGGGACGTGGTTTTGGACGTGGTTCCAAAGGTGCTTCAGGGCTTGTGGGTGCCTAAACCAAGGTTGTTCCTCACCATGCCTTCCATGAAGCTGGATAAGATGGCAGTTGGAGTCACCAAAGGGGTAGAAGATGGTGTTCTAGCTGCTCTAGGCTCCACCACGCATGAAGTCAGCATGTCCCGCTCAACCAGGGATGAGATGATCACCTCCATCATAAAGACACTTCATGAAGCCTACCCCGAAGACATCAGGAGGAAGATGCTGAACTCATTTTCTCCACAGTTGATGCACCACGTTGCTGAAGTTACAGTTGAACAGATCACAGCTTTGTTTCAGCCTCAGGGGAAACAAGATGATACCAAgtccctccctgaggagcccaCGACCCTCCATGAGGAGCCCACGTCTCTCCCTGACGAGACCAAGTCTCTCCATGAGGAGCCCACGTCCCTCCATGAGGAGCCCACGTCACTCCATGTGGAGCCCAAGTCTCTCACTGACATGACCACGTCTCTAAATGAGGAGCCCACGTCACTCCATGTGGAGCCCAAGTCTCTCACTGAAGAGCCCACGTCCCTCCATGAGGAGCACACGTCACTCCCTGACAAGACCACGTCTCTAAATGAGGAGCCCACGTCCCTCCATGAGGAGCCCACGTCACTCCATGTGGAGCCCAAGTCTCTCACTGACATGACCACGTCTCTAAATGAGGAGCCCACGTTCCTCCATGAGCAGTCAGCAgtgaaggtggaggaatctcgaaagaagaaaaagagtcGAATGAACCGATTCATCAGGTGGATGCAGAAGAGGCTCTTCACCCGCATCCATCCTCAGTGA